A genome region from Babesia bigemina genome assembly Bbig001, chromosome : I includes the following:
- a CDS encoding ribosomal L18p/L5e family protein, putative, translating into MAFIRVLKSKAYFKRYQVKYRRRREGKTDYYCRRRMVLQDKNKYASPKYRFVVRFTNKRIICQIISATIVGDKVHASADSSELKHYGVKVGLTNYAAAYCTGLLLARRLLAQLKLDTQFIGKEEADGESFHIEEEDHETRPFKALLDVGIKIVTTGNKAFGALKGACDGGLHIPHSEKRFPGYTVGDDKQSNYDAEAHRDRIMGVHVANYMREMKEEDPEKYQKHFAAFLREGINEDNLEDMYVRAHAAIRQNPIIQKEKKPAPSRTIKGHTVITAEGKTYVRNKKITKEQRRERVRQKMLMCVQGQE; encoded by the exons ATGGCGTTCATCCGCGTGCTCAAGAGCAAGGCCTACTTCAAGAGGTACCAGGTCAAGTACCGCAGGCGAAGAG AGGGGAAGACGGACTACTACTGCCGCAGGCGTATGGTCCTGCAGGACAAGAACAAGTACGCATCGCCCAAGTACCGTTTTGTTGTGCGTTTCACCAACAAGCGCATCATATGCCAAATCATCTCCGCGACCATCGTCGGTGACAAGGTGCACGCCTCGGCTGACTCGTCCGAGCTCAAGCACTACGGTGTCAAAGTCGGGTTGACTAACTACGCGGCCGCATACTGCACCGGGCTCCTGCTGGCTCGCAGGCTCCTCGCGCAGCTCAAACTTGACACCCAATTCATCGGAAAGGAGGAGGCTGATGGTGAATCCTTCCACATCGAGGAGGAAGACCACGAAACGAGGCCGTTCAAGGCCTTGCTCGATGTCGGCATCAAGATTGTCACCACCGGAAACAAGGCTTTCGGCGCCCTTAAGGGAGCGTGCGACGGTGGACTCCACATCCCCCACAGCGAAAAGAGGTTCCCGGGTTACACTGTAGGAGACGACAAGCAGTCGAACTACGATGCAGAGGCGCACCGCGACCGCATTATGGGTGTACATGTGGCGAACTACATGCGCGAAATGAAGGAGGAGGACCCTGAGAAGTACCAGAAGCACTTCGCCGCTTTCCTCAGAGAGGGAATCAACGAGGACAACCTCGAGGACATGTATGTCCGCGCACACGCCGCAATTCGCCAAAACCCAATCATCCAGAAGGAGAAGAAGCCGGCGCCGTCCAGGACGATCAAGGGACACACTGTCATCACCGCCGAAGGAAAGACATACGTTCGCAACAAGAAGATCACCAAGGAACAGCGCAGAGAGAGGGTCAGGCAGAAG ATGCTCATGTGCGTCCAAGGTCAGGAATAA
- a CDS encoding ribosomal protein L7Ae family protein, putative produces the protein MVLQFKASNSKKGSEEGAASAMNSSAGKRTSATKDSKVAPLPKVLKQVKPTKPRDHLFSPAPKSFHIGGAIRPRVNLSRYVKWPKYVRIQRQRRVLLQRLKIPPAINQFSYTIDKSQAHQLLKLLNKYKPETRKEKAARLLADANAIAQGQEAVSKKPYMLKSGLSHVTNLVEYKKAKLVVIAHDVDPLELVLWLPTLCRKKEVPYCIIKGKSRLGKLVHKRTAAVVAIDNIRKEDQAEFEAMVKTFTAMFNDNVELRRRWGGHVMGVKSQHRQVKKEALLAMENAKKLGLAFG, from the coding sequence ATGGTTTTGCAGTTTAAGGCTTCTAACTCCAAAAAGGGCAGCGAGGAAGGTGCGGCTTCCGCCATGAACTCGTCTGCTGGCAAACGCACATCGGCCACGAAGGATTCGAAGGTTGCGCCTCTGcccaaggtgttgaagcAGGTCAAGCCCACGAAGCCTCGCGACCACCTGTTTTCCCCTGCCCCCAAGAGCTTCCACATTGGCGGTGCCATTCGCCCCCGTGTGAATCTTTCACGTTACGTGAAATGGCCGAAGTACGTGCGCATCCAGCGTCAGCGCCGCGTgcttctgcagcgccttAAGATACCTCCGGCCATTAATCAGTTCAGCTACACGATTGACAAGAGCCAGGCTCACCAATTactgaagctgctgaacaAGTACAAGCCCGAGACCCGCAAGGAGAAGGCCGCCCGTCTGTTGGCCGACGCCAACGCCATTGCTCAGGGCCAGGAGGCCGTCTCTAAGAAGCCGTACATGTTGAAGAGCGGTTTGAGCCATGTGACAAACTTGGTCGAATACAAGAAGGCCAAGTTGGTGGTTATCGCGCACGACGTTGACCCCCTTGAGTTGGTGCTGTGGCTGCCGACTCTTTGCCGCAAGAAGGAGGTTCCTTACTGCATCATCAAGGGCAAGAGTAGGCTCGGAAAGCTTGTACACAAGAGGACTGCCGCTGTGGTTGCGATTGACAACATTCGCAAGGAGGACCAGGCGGAGTTTGAGGCCATGGTGAAGACGTTCACGGCGATGTTCAATGACAACGTTGAGTTGCGTCGCCGTTGGGGTGGCCACGTAATGGGTGTCAAATCGCAGCACAGGCAGGTGAAGAAGGAGGCGCTGCTTGCGATGGAGAACGCGAAGAAGTTGGGCCTCGCCTTCGGATAA
- a CDS encoding Las1-like family protein, putative gives MVLEPTGWYSYDEFAYVFSRLRHPEEYASIATKIAVWKSRAKVPAAVTATESLISAVVADHQCSLSESGLRSLYAMAVIRAVNLLLDHEQDREYARSLRVLAKECELPEYIITVRNECSHREIPDLNTLRLAAFDAINYVYNKYWSAQHKSIVFKLSNPEYDALCMSSLLIGCYSSALTKLPLDAADPCVLWAGYRGGGSEARLALCRRDHVFDSAVITARRLVTIATRRSYLSMWRRIHWKYKAVDHAHSWEARSLYQSVIVKTAGTARRLADGCAHQTFFVSAFVEFVFAHFEPDANSVFIVFMLEFLDHLPFNFAIELAAAALCIVFDLPDGLTDEQNRKQRPMYFDRIAQYSKFLSSTAATSVRSVQSGASRALEQESAEPGSARRRVNAWLISMLSWANMFEHKRYCHRLPMCIRTLACGVTADAQRLWVACGNGLARFAAATHALLPNVAVQLSYRGTLLPAGLRWNPQPWESDRLSHALGMLAWISGFLENGLIKKYVFSSLSTSEVQKRLKSLKGERKVHVTTVDRMLLPGTLWDPVRWRIQHTVRRLGESHACHSRVLSALDEASERCPVLLPSKISRRFQRSARRSTKPSAGNHHGIRALMQIYGQLAAPIKSLAHRERYS, from the exons ATGGTGCTCGAGCCCACGGGGTGGTACTCGTACGACGAGTTCGCCTATGTGTTCTCCCGGCTACGCCACCCGGAGGAATACGCCTCTATCGCAACGAAGATCGCAGTGTGGAAGTCTCGCGCAAAGGTGCCTGCAGCGGTGACGGCGACGGAGTCGCTAATCAGCGCCGTGGTCGCGGATCACCAGTGTTCATTGTCGGAGTCCGGCCTGCGCAGCCTGTATGCGATGGCCGTCATACG CGCTGTGAACCTGTTGCTAGACCACGAGCAGGATCGCGAGTACGCCCGCAGCTTGCGAGTACTCGCAAAGGAATGCGAACTGCCCGAGTACATCATCACGGTGCGCAACGAATGCTCGCATCGGGAGATCCCCGACCTGAACACGCTGCGGCTCGCGGCATTCGATGCCATAAACTACGTGTACAATAAGTACTG GTCGGCGCAGCACAAGAGCATCGTGTTCAAGCTGAGCAACCCGGAATACGACGCGCTGTGCATGTCGTCACTGCTAATTGGCTGCTACAGCTCGGCGCTAACCAAGCTACCTTTGGACGCCGCCGATCCTTGCGTATTGTGGGCAGGTTATCGTGGCGGTGGATCTGAGGCTCGTCTGGCGTTGTGCAGGCGGGACCATGTGTTCGATTCGGCCGTCATCACAGCACGACGCCTGGTCACAATAGCTACCAGGCGGTCATATCTGTCCATGTGGCGCCGCATCCACTGGAAATACAAA GCTGTAGACCACGCGCATTCCTGGGAAGCCAGATCGCTGTATCAGAGCGTCATTGTAAAAACCGCTGGTACAGCTCGGCGTCTGGCTGACGGTTGCGCCCACCAGACTTTCTTTGTCTCAGCGTTTGTGGAGTTTGTGTTCGCCCACTTCGAGCCGGACGCAAACAGCGTCTTTATAGTGTTCATGCTGGAATTCCTGGACCATCTGCCTTTCAACTTCGCTATAGA GCTAGCGGCAGCAGCTCTGTGCATAGTGTTCGACCTCCCCGACGGCCTGACTGACGAGCAAAACCGTAAGCAACGGCCAATGTATTTCGATCGCATCGCTCAATACTCGAAGTTTTTATCCTCAACCGCTGCCACAAGCGTTCGGAGCGTGCAGTCTGGAGCGAGCCGAGCCCTAGAGCAGGAAAGCGCAGAGCCTGGCTCAGCTCGCCGCCGAGTTAACGCGTGGCTGATTTCGATGCTCTCGTGGGCCAATATGTTTGAGCACAAGCGCTACTGCCACCGGCTGCCGATGTGCATTCGCACCCTCGCCTGCGGCGTGACTGCCGACGCGCAGCGACTTTGGGTGGCCTGTGGTAACGGACTTGCCCGGTTTGCAGCAGCTACACACGCACTGTTGCCAAACGTCGCAGTGCAGCTGTCGTATCGCGGGACGTTGCTTCCAGCTGGGCTGCGGTGGAACCCGCAACCCTGGGAGTCTGACCGCCTATCCCACGCTCTGGGTATGCTCGCCTGGATATCCGGATTCCTCGAAAACGGTCTGATTAAAAAATACGTGTTCTCCAGCCTGAGCACGTCGGAAGTCCAGAAAAGGCTAAAATCGCTAAAGGGGGAAAGGAAAGTGCACGTGACAACTGTGGACAGAATGTTGCTACCTGGCACTCTCTGGGACCCCGTTCGTTGGCGCATCCAACACACCGTGAGACGTTTGGGGGAGTCCCATGCATGCCACTCGCGCGTACTCTCCGCCCTGGATGAGGCGTCCGAGCGCTGCCCCGTCCTCCTGCCTAGCAAAATCAGCCGCCGGTTCCAGCGGTCCGCGCGGCGCTCCACCAAACCGTCGGCGGGAAACCACCACGGCATACGCGCCCTGATGCAAATATACGGGCAGTTGGCGGCACCCATCAAGTCACTTGCCCATAGAGAACGCTACTCTTAG
- a CDS encoding Zinc finger C-x8-C-x5-C-x3-H type domain containing protein, putative: MDGGVPTDPTPYNDYYDDDLTPLGLPVTLNDLLDELSPPPSAHSKPPSSKNDEHYSSLRHYVEGLSSEEVDETINDVLKNLSLRAGTSPLPPPGNLVGPLQDDATPTLDFSNSDWTSQTGRFSFGENHTALRHPTFNPLEQAYDSRDTFESLSTHWTSYYDDANRSECDFSSGNAAYAATEVGISDMAPPGLSASSSTLYSWPDARSNSCKALTESLRNIQFQVAKVEQALTCAMNETSPAASRQPPPPAKPPMFYKRANDENSMISTQNAALMMGVKLNAPNEFWRTSICKYWQRGVCENTNCNFAHGKKELKATIGVWKTTPCHHWKNGTCRVGRFCRHAHGEAELQPMNMPVHLLRNRVMNALRASDRFQRKRNPTTN, encoded by the coding sequence ATGGACGGCGGCGTTCCTACGGACCCGACCCCTTACAACGACTACTACGATGACGACCTGACTCCGCTCGGGCTTCCCGTTACACTGAACGATTTGCTGGATGAGCTGTCGCCCCCGCCCTCTGCACATTCGAAGCCGCCCTCTAGCAAGAATGACGAACACTACTCATCGCTGCGTCATTACGTCGAGGGCCTGAGCTCGGAGGAGGTGGATGAAACTATAAATGATGTCCTGAAAAACTTAAGTTTGCGCGCGGGCACCTCGCCGTTGCCTCCACCGGGGAACCTAGTTGGCCCTTTGCAGGATGACGCCACCCCTACGTTAGATTTCAGCAATTCCGACTGGACATCTCAGACCGGCCGTTTCAGTTTCGGCGAGAACCATACCGCCCTTCGCCATCCCACGTTCAATCCGCTGGAGCAGGCGTATGACAGCCGCGATACTTTCGAGTCGCTGTCGACTCACTGGACGTCGTACTACGATGATGCGAACCGTTCAGAGTGCGACTTTTCGTCGGGGAACGCTGCATATGCGGCTACTGAAGTGGGAATCAGTGATATGGCGCCCCCTGGCCTatctgccagcagctcGACGCTGTACTCCTGGCCGGACGCGCGCAGCAACAGCTGCAAGGCACTTACCGAGTCCCTCCGTAATATACAGTTCCAGGTAGCGAAGGTGGAGCAGGCTCTCACGTGTGCGATGAACGAGACATCCCCTGCGGCATCGAGACAACCCCCTCCACCCGCCAAGCCACCCATGTTTTATAAGCGAGCGAACGATGAAAACTCAATGATTTCAACTCAAAATGCGGCCCTGATGATGGGAGTGAAGCTGAACGCTCCCAACGAGTTCTGGAGGACGTCGATTTGTAAATACTGGCAACGTGGGGTTTGCGAGAACACGAACTGCAACTTTGCGCACGGCAAGAAGGAACTGAAGGCAACTATTGGCGTCTGGAAGACGACTCCCTGCCATCACTGGAAGAATGGGACTTGCCGCGTAGGCAGGTTCTGTCGGCACGCGCACGGTGAGGCAGAGCTCCAGCCGATGAACATGCCGGTACACCTGTTGAGGAACAGGGTTATGAACGCGCTGAGGGCAAGTGACCGCTTCCAGCGGAAAAGGAACCCCACCACAAACTAG
- a CDS encoding ribosomal protein L21, putative — MPHSYGKRARTRDKFSKAFRRSGMPSVSRYIQQFRVGDYVDVLCDPSVHKGMPYSYYHGKTGMVYNVTPRALGVIIKKVVRGKQLLKRIHVNIAHIRKSRCREDFLKRVAVNDELKRKAKAEGKKITTKRQPAPVAPGYIVEATPDSIIAMDPVPFVEKY; from the coding sequence ATGCCGCACTCGTACGGTAAACGCGCTCGCACACGCGACAAGTTCTCCAAGGCTTTCCGCCGCAGCGGAATGCCCTCCGTGTCACGCTACATCCAGCAGTTCCGCGTTGGTGACTACGTCGACGTCCTCTGCGACCCCTCGGTCCACAAGGGTATGCCCTACTCCTACTACCACGGCAAGACTGGAATGGTCTACAACGTCACCCCCAGGGCCCTGGGTGTCATAATCAAGAAGGTCGTCCGCGgcaagcagctgctcaagcGCATCCACGTCAACATCGCGCACATTCGCAAGAGCCGCTGCCGCGAGGACTTCCTCAAGCGCGTCGCCGTGAACGATGAGCTGAAACGCAAGGCAAAGGCTGAGGGCAAGAAGATTACGACCAAGAGGCAGCCCGCGCCGGTGGCCCCGGGATACATCGTCGAGGCTACGCCCGACTCCATCATCGCCATGGACCCGGTACCTTTCGTCGAAAAGTACTGA
- a CDS encoding NAC domain containing protein, putative: MSTEVVEHVTPDMLAARERLRARMGVSGTQTGGKGTARRKVKKTSKVVGDDKRLQFGLRSIGAANIPGIEEVQLVKDDGHILVFSNPKVQAAPNANTYVISGLAEERELSLPDIIQQLSAAGFGLPSTSRKDEDSDIPQLVEVFDSVAEKDEERENKIEEVEDDVEEGDDQTAEEPADQDVQGDEPATEAPPKIEEIIEEQ; this comes from the coding sequence ATGAGTACTGAAGTTGTCGAACACGTGACGCCAGATATGCTGGCGGCGCGCGAGCGCCTGCGCGCAAGGATGGGCGTCTCCGGCACGCAGACGGGAGGCAAGGGTACCGCCAGGAGGAAGGTCAAGAAAACCAGCAAGGTTGTAGGCGACGACAAGCGCCTCCAATTCGGGCTACGTTCCATCGGCGCCGCCAACATCCCCGGCATCGAGGAGGTGCAGCTCGTCAAGGACGATGGCCACATTTTGGTCTTCAGCAACCCCAAGGTGCAAGCTGCGCCCAACGCGAACACCTATGTCATTTCTGGTTTGGCGGAGGAGCGTGAGCTTTCGCTGCCGGACATAATTCAGCAGCTTTCGGCGGCTGGATTTGGCTTGCCCTCCACCTCAAGGAAGGATGAGGACAGCGACATCCCCCAACTCGTAGAGGTATTTGACAGCGTTGCGGAGAAAGACGAGGAGCGTGAGAACAAGATtgaagaggtggaagatgaTGTTGAGGAGGGTGACGACCAGACGGCAGAGGAGCCGGCGGACCAGGATGTTCAGGGAGACGAGCCAGCTACCGAGGCTCCCCCGAAGATCGAGGAGATAATCGAGGAACAATAG
- a CDS encoding ribosomal protein L10, putative, with protein sequence MGRRPARCYRYCKNKPYPKSRFCRGVPDAKIRIYDMGLKGADVDDFPYAVHIISGEYEQISSEALEAARICANKVNWHYEFDNIAQFMVKSGGKESFHIRVRVHPFHVLRINKMLSCAGADRLQTGMRRAFGKPNGVVARVNIGQILMSVRTREALVPKAIEALRRAKYKFPGRQKIFVSHNWGFTRFSREDYLKYQAEGRLENKGVHVKWISSHGPLSKIFPQLADVNVPLDPAIVAP encoded by the coding sequence ATGGGAAGGAGACCTGCCAGGTGTTACCGCTACTGCAAAAACAAGCCCTACCCCAAATCGAGGTTCTGCAGGGGTGTACCCGACGCTAAGATCAGGATCTACGATATGGGTCTGAAGGGCGCCGACGTCGACGACTTCCCGTACGCCGTGCACATCATCTCCGGCGAGTACGAGCAGATCTCTTCGGAGGCTCTTGAGGCCGCGCGTATCTGCGCGAACAAGGTAAATTGGCATTATGAGTTTGACAACATTGCGCAGTTCATGGTCAAGTCTGGTGGTAAAGAATCGTTCCACATCCGCGTTCGCGTTCACCCGTTCCACGTGCTTCGTATCAACAAAATGCTTTCGTGCGCTGGTGCTGATAGGCTGCAGACCGGAATGAGGCGCGCTTTCGGCAAGCCCAATGGCGTCGTCGCCAGGGTGAATATCGGACAGATTCTGATGTCCGTCAGGACTAGGGAAGCGCTCGTGCCCAAAGCCATTGAGGCGCTCCGCAGGGCCAAGTACAAGTTCCCTGGCAGGCAGAAAATCTTCGTCTCGCACAACTGGGGCTTCACCAGGTTCTCAAGGGAGGACTACCTGAAGTACCAGGCTGAGGGCAGGCTGGAGAACAAGGGTGTCCACGTCAAGTGGATCTCTTCCCACGGCCCTCTCAGCAAGATATTCCCACAGTTGGCTGACGTGAACGTGCCACTTGACCCGGCGATCGTCGCGCCATGA
- a CDS encoding ribosomal protein L24, putative produces MAKYVKAQFQALQMTRNRRVPERSYFLHFSKYNSIPKPLSERRQPRRVDIAACLNMQVGDLVQVLHGQDQNRQGVILKIFHRKNQLIVENCNMRQTFWNPDFRKGQPSLLTQEMPIHVTNVALVDPVVKKPTIVKRRYMMNGECVRICKLSGCALPKPVEVARSLYKPPPKKATPVKDDYSHRDYENFNILVGLAREIKNRKIATLLSDRAPLTKCRMDGAEAPEQDDTAAAAS; encoded by the exons ATGGCTAAATACGTGAAGGCGCAGTTCCAGGCGCTGCAAATGACCCGGAACAGGCGCGTACCAGAGCGCTCGTACTTCTTGCACTTCTCCAAGTATAACTCCATACCGAAGCCGCTCAGCGAGCGGAGGCAGCCGAGGCGCGtcgacatcgctgcttgcCTGAATATGCAGGTCGGCGACCTCGTACAGGTGCTCCACGGACAGGACCAAAACAGGCAGGGAGTGATCCTCAAAATCTTCCATCGCAAAAACCAGCTAATTGTCGAGAACTGCAATATG CGCCAGACGTTCTGGAACCCGGATTTCAGAAAAGGACAGCCCAGTCTGCTGACCCAGGAGATGCCGATACACGTGACCAACGTAGCACTTGTTGACCCAGTTGTGAA AAAGCCGACCATCGTCAAGCGGAGGTATATGATGAACGGCGAATGCGTGCGCATCTGCAAGCTTTCCG GTTGCGCACTTCCTAAGCCAGTTGAAGTCGCCAGGTCGCTGTACAAGCCCCCTCCTAAGAAGGCGACGCCCGTTAAG GATGACTACTCCCACCGGGACTACGAAAATTTCAACATTCTCGTGGGCTTGGCTCGCGAGATAAAGAACAGGAAGATCGCAACATTACTTTCAGATCGCGCCCCGCTTACCAAATGTCGCATGGACGGTGCGGAGGCACCCGAACAAGAtgacacggcagcagcggcgtCGTAG